DNA sequence from the Tissierellales bacterium genome:
TCAAGTACACCTAGTGGTTTTTCGTAGAATCTATTTACTATTTTTTGATTGCCTTCAAATAGCATTTGTGGAACTTCGCCCCAAGCTACTGTAGGGTCGCAATTGTGATGTTTGTGAAGCACATTTGCTACTTTCATAGATTCAAACATATCGCTAGTGTATCCATCTGTTCCCATTCCAACCGTAAGACCTCTCTTAGCAAATTCTAATACTGGAGTGCATCCTACTGCATTTCCCATGTTTGATTCTGGGTTGTGAACTACCATTGTATCGGTTTCCTTGATTAGCTCCATTTCATTAGGATTTGTGTGTATGCAGTGAACTGCTATTGTTTTCTTTCCTAATATGTCAAAATCAAAGAATCTGTTTACTATTCTCTTGTTGTGTTCTTTAAGACAAGCATGTACATCGCCTATACCTTCTGCAGTGTGAACATGATATCCACCATCATATGGCATGCTATTAGCACAATGCTCTAATGTCTTGTCGCTTACAGTAAATGATGCGTGAAGTCCCATCATACCTTTTTGCATATCTGTCTCATCTTTTTTGGCGTGTTTCATGAAGTCTACGTTTTCTTTAACTGATGCTTTCATTTTTTCTTCGCCATCTCTGTCAGATACTTCATAGCAAAGTGATGTTCTGATTCCTAATTCTTTTGCTACATCTGATATTTCAAATAAACTGCCTTCTATAGAGCCAAAACTAGCATGATGGTCAAATACTGTCGTAACACCATTTCTGATTGAATCTAAATATGTTGCATATGCACTGTATTTAGTATCTTCTAGTGTTAGAAGTCTATCTATTTTCCACCACATTCCCTCTAATATGTCATTGAAATTTTGAGGGTTGTAGCCATTTATAGCAGCTCCTCTAGCAAATGAACTGTAGATGTGATGATGGGTATTTATCATACCTGGCATTATTACTCCTTTTTTTGCATCTACAAATTCTGCATCTTTGTACTTCTCTTGCATCTCTTTAGTACTTCCAATGTCGACTATTACATTACCTTCTACACATACACTTCCGTCTTCCAAAAATGTATTGTCAGCATCTCTAGTAAGTACCTTTCCATTTCCTATGATTATCATATACAAACCTCCCACAAGTAGTTTAAGTAAGCACTTAATCATATAAATACAAAAGCCATTTATTATTAAGATTACCAAATTGAGTAACAATTCTTACTTTTCTAATTTCATTCTATCATTGTGCCGTTAATGTAGTCAATTGATTTTTAAAAAAATTTTTGTAAGAAAAAAATTTTTTTGTAAAAAGTTATTGATTTCCAATTTTTTTGTGCTATACTGAATTCAAGAAATATTTTAAAAATTCTAGCAGTTTCATTTTCATATTCTTTTAGGAGGTTTTGATATGAACGATTTAAAATGGGTTGCAAATGAGCTTCCCAAAACAGAAAACAAACAATTAGAACTAATGTCTGAAAAACACGTGGCTGAGGCTTTTGCTTTTCACAAGAGTTTTCCACAATACAGTGAAACTCCACTAGCAAAACTTGATAATATGGCTGAGTTTTTGGGACTTAAAAATTTATATGTGAAAGATGAATCTTATAGATTTGGACTAAATGCATTTAAAGTGCTTGGTGGTTCATATGCTATCGGAAGATACATCGCTGAAAGATTGAATAAAGATATATCAGATATGTCTTATGATTATTTAGTTTCTGATGAACTAAAAAAAGAGTTTGGTCAAACTACTTTCTACACTGCAACAGATGGTAATCATGGCCGTGGACTTGCTTGGGCTGCTAATCAATTAGGTCAAAAATCTGTTGTTTACATGCCAAAGGGTTCTTCTGAAACTAGACTTAAAAATATACAAAAAGAAAATGCAACAGCTACTATAGAAGAAGTTAATTACGACGAGTGTGTAAGGATTGCCGTAGCTGAGTCTGCTAAAGTTCCTAATTCAGTAGTAGTTCAAGATACTGCTTGGGAAGGTTATGAAAAGCTTCCAACTTGGATTATGCAAGGTTATGGCACTATGGCAAAAGAAGCTAATGATCAGCTTCATGGCTATGGATGCCAAAGACCTACTCATGTATTTATTCAAGCGGGTGTTGGTTCTCTAGCAGGTGCAGTTCAAGGTTTCTTTGCAAATGCTTATCCTGAGAATCCACCTATTGTTACTGTAGTAGAGCCAAATAAAGCAGATTGTATATATCGTTCTGCTGCTGCTAAGGATGGAAACATCAGAATAGTAGATGACGATATGCAAACTATAATGGCTGGACTTGCATGTGGTGAACCTAATACGATATCTTGGGATATCCTAAAAAATAATAGTTCTTTCTTCATCTCTTGTCCTGATTTTATATCTGCTAATGGTATGAGAATATTAGCAGCACCTTTTAGAGGCGATGAAAAAGTAGTTTCTGGTGAATCTGGTGCAGTTACTATGGGTATGCTTTATGAAATCATGACAAATGAATCTTTAAAAGATTTAAAAGCAGCTCTAAAACTTGATGAAAATTCTAGGGTAGTGCTTTTCTCTACTGAGGGCGATACTGACCCTGAAATATATAAGAATATAGTTTGGAAAGGACAATGTTCTGAATTTTAGTTTAAATATTAATTACTTTAATAGATCTCTATAAAATTTTTGGAAATTTCTAAGGAGGAAATAATGATGGATTTTAATGGTATTAAGCTTAAAGCTGAAGGTTATGAAAAGGATATGACTAAATTCTTGAGAGATTTGATTGCTATTCCTGGTGAAAGTGCTGAGGAAGAAGGCGTAATCAATAGAATCGCTGAAGAAATGAAAATGCTTGGTTTTGACAAGGTAGAAATCGACAAAATGGGTAATGTTCTTGGTTACATGGGTTCTGGTAAAACTTTGATTGCATACGATGCTCACATCGATACTGTTGGTCTTGGTGAAATGGGTAACTGGGAGTTCGACCCATACAAAGGTTATGAAAATGAAACTGAAATCGGTGGCCGCGGTGCTTCTGACCAATTAGGTGGTATCGTTTCTGCTACTTACGGCGCTAAAATCATGAAAGACATGGGTCTTTTAAATGATGATTATCAAGTACTTGTAACTGGTACTGTTCAAGAAGAAGACTGTGACGGTCTTTGCTGGCAATATATCCACAACGAAGACAAGGTAACTCCTGAATTTGTCGTTATCACAGAGCCTACTAACGGAAATATTTATAGAGGTCATCGTGGACGTATGGAAATCAGAGCTGAAGTTAAGGGTATCTCTTGCCATGGTTCTGCTCCTGAGCGTGGAGACAATGCTATTTATAAAATGGCAGATATCCTTCAAGAAGTTCGTGATTTAAATGAAAAACTTCACGTAGATCCATTCCTTGGAAAAGGTACTATCACTGTTTCTGAAATTTTCTTCAACTCTCCATCACGCTGCGCTGTAGCAGATATGTGTGCTGTTTCTCTTGACCGTAGATTAACTGATGGCGAGACTTATGAGTCAGCTCTTGAAGAAGTTAGAAATCTTCCATTCGCTAAGAAATACAATGCAGAGGTAACTATGTACAAGTATGATCGTCCAAGCTATACTGGCTTAGTTTATCCTACTGATTGCTATTTCCCAACTTGGGTTATCCCAGAAGATGCTCCTCAAACTCAAGCTATGGTCGAAGCTTACAAAGGTATGTACGGCGAGCCTGTAGTTGATAAATGGACATTCTCTACAAATGGTGTTTCTATCATGGGTAGATATGGAATTCCTTGCATCGGTTTTGGTCCTGGTAAAGAAGAGGAAGCTCATGCTCCAAATGAAAAGACTTGGAAAGAAGATTTAGTAAGATGCGCTGCTGTTTACGCTGCTCTTCCTACTACTTATTGCAAAAACAATAAATAGAAATAGGTGCTCGCCACTAGTTTCAAATTAGCTACGCTGGCGAGCTTTTTAAACTAATAAATCGTTAAAAATTAATCATTTAAATATAGAGGAGATGACTATTATGGCTTTAATGGACAAGTATATCGAAAAATTAAACAAATTGAATTTTGAAAACATGCACAACAATGACTTCCTTTTAACTTGGGAGAAAACTGATGATGAAATCGAAGCAACTTTTACTGTAGCTGAAGCTCTTAGAACTCTTAGATCAAACAATATCTCTACTAGACTTTTTGACAGTGGACTTGGTATTTCACTATTTAGAGACAATTCTACTCGTACTCGCTTTAGCTATGCTTCTGCCTGTAATCTATTAGGACTTGAAGTTCAAGATTTGGAAGAAGGTAAATCTCAAATCGCACATGGTGAGACTGTTCGTGAAACTGCTAACATGATTTCTTTCATGGCTGATGTAATCGGTATTCGTGATGATATGTATATTGGCAAAGGAAATGCTTACATGAGAGAGGTTTCTGAAGCTGTTAAATCTGGTAATGAAGAAGGTACTTTAGAGCAAAGACCTACTCTAGTTAACTTACAATGTGATATCGACCACCCAACTCAATGTATGGCTGATATGCTTCACCTTATCAATGAGTTTGGCGGAGTTGAAAATCTTAAGGGTAAAAAACTTGCTATGACATGGGCTTACTCTCCATCTTATGGTAAACCACTTTCTGTACCTCAAGGTGTTATCGGCCTTATGACTCGTTTCGGTATGGATGTAGTATTAGCTCATCCTGAAGGATACGAAGTAATGAGCGATGTTGAAGAAGTTGCTAAGAAAAATGCTAAAGAGTCTGGTGGTTCTTTCACTAAAACTAATTCTATGGAAGAAGCTTTCAAAGACGCTGATATCGTTTATCCAAAGAGCTGGGCTCCATTTGTTGCTATGGAAAAACGTACTGATCTATACGCTAAAGGCGACCAAGCTGGCATAGATGCTCTTGAAAAAGAATTGCTTGCTCAAAATGCTAATCACAAAGATTGGGAATGTACTGAAGAGCTTATGAAAACTACAAAAGACGGTAAAGCTCTTTATTTACACTGCTTACCTGCTGATATCACTGGCACTAGCTGTGAAGAAGGTGAAGTAGAAGCTTCTGTATTT
Encoded proteins:
- the ssnA gene encoding putative aminohydrolase SsnA; this translates as MIIIGNGKVLTRDADNTFLEDGSVCVEGNVIVDIGSTKEMQEKYKDAEFVDAKKGVIMPGMINTHHHIYSSFARGAAINGYNPQNFNDILEGMWWKIDRLLTLEDTKYSAYATYLDSIRNGVTTVFDHHASFGSIEGSLFEISDVAKELGIRTSLCYEVSDRDGEEKMKASVKENVDFMKHAKKDETDMQKGMMGLHASFTVSDKTLEHCANSMPYDGGYHVHTAEGIGDVHACLKEHNKRIVNRFFDFDILGKKTIAVHCIHTNPNEMELIKETDTMVVHNPESNMGNAVGCTPVLEFAKRGLTVGMGTDGYTSDMFESMKVANVLHKHHNCDPTVAWGEVPQMLFEGNQKIVNRFYEKPLGVLEKGAYADVIVADYDPLTPFNAQNANSHILFGFSGRSVTHTMINGKLVMKDRVILGVDTERIMAKCRENASELWNRINA
- a CDS encoding YgeY family selenium metabolism-linked hydrolase; its protein translation is MMDFNGIKLKAEGYEKDMTKFLRDLIAIPGESAEEEGVINRIAEEMKMLGFDKVEIDKMGNVLGYMGSGKTLIAYDAHIDTVGLGEMGNWEFDPYKGYENETEIGGRGASDQLGGIVSATYGAKIMKDMGLLNDDYQVLVTGTVQEEDCDGLCWQYIHNEDKVTPEFVVITEPTNGNIYRGHRGRMEIRAEVKGISCHGSAPERGDNAIYKMADILQEVRDLNEKLHVDPFLGKGTITVSEIFFNSPSRCAVADMCAVSLDRRLTDGETYESALEEVRNLPFAKKYNAEVTMYKYDRPSYTGLVYPTDCYFPTWVIPEDAPQTQAMVEAYKGMYGEPVVDKWTFSTNGVSIMGRYGIPCIGFGPGKEEEAHAPNEKTWKEDLVRCAAVYAALPTTYCKNNK
- the ygeW gene encoding knotted carbamoyltransferase YgeW; translation: MALMDKYIEKLNKLNFENMHNNDFLLTWEKTDDEIEATFTVAEALRTLRSNNISTRLFDSGLGISLFRDNSTRTRFSYASACNLLGLEVQDLEEGKSQIAHGETVRETANMISFMADVIGIRDDMYIGKGNAYMREVSEAVKSGNEEGTLEQRPTLVNLQCDIDHPTQCMADMLHLINEFGGVENLKGKKLAMTWAYSPSYGKPLSVPQGVIGLMTRFGMDVVLAHPEGYEVMSDVEEVAKKNAKESGGSFTKTNSMEEAFKDADIVYPKSWAPFVAMEKRTDLYAKGDQAGIDALEKELLAQNANHKDWECTEELMKTTKDGKALYLHCLPADITGTSCEEGEVEASVFDRYRKPLYKQASFKPYAIASMIFLSKIKNPQEVLAMLENSGKARRVK
- the dpaL gene encoding diaminopropionate ammonia-lyase, whose product is MNDLKWVANELPKTENKQLELMSEKHVAEAFAFHKSFPQYSETPLAKLDNMAEFLGLKNLYVKDESYRFGLNAFKVLGGSYAIGRYIAERLNKDISDMSYDYLVSDELKKEFGQTTFYTATDGNHGRGLAWAANQLGQKSVVYMPKGSSETRLKNIQKENATATIEEVNYDECVRIAVAESAKVPNSVVVQDTAWEGYEKLPTWIMQGYGTMAKEANDQLHGYGCQRPTHVFIQAGVGSLAGAVQGFFANAYPENPPIVTVVEPNKADCIYRSAAAKDGNIRIVDDDMQTIMAGLACGEPNTISWDILKNNSSFFISCPDFISANGMRILAAPFRGDEKVVSGESGAVTMGMLYEIMTNESLKDLKAALKLDENSRVVLFSTEGDTDPEIYKNIVWKGQCSEF